A genomic window from Luteolibacter sp. LG18 includes:
- a CDS encoding efflux RND transporter periplasmic adaptor subunit: MKTFPAILLTAAIAIPATWWLTRHEPATATATATPVAAASERKVLYYQSTMHPWIKSDKPGRCTICGMELTPVYEGQQGTEARPDMVMLDPTNVRVLRVETAVAKKQPLERTLTVAGTIDDDATRHRIVSAYVDGRIEKLHVNHVGAEITAGQPMISFYSQMLLVAEGEYRLLEPQRRESASIRLRQMGLSPEQIPALLSKPASVLTSDLHAPMSGSVVAQKVYEGQYVKQGDPLFEIADFSTMWFMFDAYESDLPWLKQGQTVDVHAKSLPGQSITGKIAFIDPNFDEITRATKIRVELANPLVEGKRQLSHRVSADGEVRVAVPDVLAIPRSAVLRTGPRAIVYVDQGGGAYQQRVIQIGRSGDHLIEVLGGLKPGDKVVTQGNLLLDGQAEINRGIEPETTPAGQALTHEEATAVKDFLALSDALAAALGKDDLVSFNKEAATAMDTTARFIAAMKARPEPSSALVDLEQNQHFHNITTLKDARLRFHAFITAAEVILQPLRHTAGSPSFHVWECPMVHEAIPGSAAKGRWIQTGDRPGNNPFFGSTMPDCGEEIQP; encoded by the coding sequence ATGAAAACTTTCCCCGCCATCCTTCTCACTGCGGCCATCGCCATTCCCGCCACCTGGTGGCTCACCCGCCACGAACCCGCCACCGCCACCGCCACCGCCACTCCCGTTGCCGCCGCCTCCGAGCGCAAGGTGCTCTATTACCAGAGCACCATGCATCCGTGGATCAAGTCGGACAAACCCGGCCGCTGCACCATCTGCGGCATGGAACTGACGCCCGTATACGAGGGGCAGCAGGGTACCGAGGCACGGCCGGACATGGTCATGCTCGATCCCACCAATGTGCGCGTCCTGCGGGTGGAAACCGCTGTCGCGAAAAAGCAGCCGCTCGAACGCACCCTCACCGTGGCCGGCACGATCGATGACGACGCCACCCGCCACCGCATCGTCTCCGCCTACGTCGATGGCCGCATCGAAAAGCTCCATGTGAACCACGTCGGTGCCGAAATCACCGCGGGCCAGCCGATGATCTCCTTCTACAGCCAGATGCTGCTCGTCGCCGAGGGCGAGTATCGCCTGCTGGAACCCCAGCGCCGCGAGTCCGCCTCGATCCGCCTCCGGCAAATGGGCCTGAGCCCGGAGCAAATCCCGGCCCTGCTCTCCAAGCCCGCCTCCGTCCTGACCTCCGACCTCCATGCCCCGATGTCCGGCAGCGTGGTCGCCCAAAAGGTCTACGAGGGCCAATACGTGAAGCAAGGCGACCCGCTCTTCGAGATCGCCGATTTCTCGACCATGTGGTTCATGTTCGACGCCTACGAATCGGACCTGCCGTGGCTCAAGCAAGGCCAGACTGTCGACGTCCACGCCAAGTCCCTGCCGGGCCAATCCATCACCGGCAAGATCGCGTTCATCGATCCGAACTTCGATGAAATCACCCGCGCCACCAAGATCCGCGTGGAGCTGGCGAACCCGCTCGTCGAGGGCAAACGCCAGCTTTCCCACCGTGTCTCCGCCGATGGCGAGGTCCGGGTGGCGGTGCCTGATGTGCTCGCCATTCCCCGCTCGGCCGTGCTCCGCACCGGACCACGCGCCATCGTCTATGTCGATCAAGGCGGCGGTGCCTACCAGCAGCGCGTGATCCAGATCGGCCGCTCCGGCGATCATCTCATCGAGGTGCTCGGCGGCCTCAAGCCCGGCGACAAGGTCGTGACCCAGGGCAATCTCCTGCTCGATGGCCAGGCCGAGATCAACCGCGGCATCGAGCCCGAAACCACCCCCGCCGGACAAGCCCTCACCCATGAGGAAGCCACCGCCGTGAAGGACTTCCTCGCGCTCTCGGACGCCCTCGCCGCCGCCCTCGGCAAGGACGACCTCGTATCCTTCAACAAGGAGGCCGCCACCGCCATGGACACCACCGCGCGTTTCATCGCGGCGATGAAGGCCCGCCCGGAGCCGTCCTCTGCCCTCGTCGACTTGGAGCAGAACCAGCACTTCCACAACATCACCACGCTGAAGGACGCGCGCCTGCGCTTCCACGCGTTCATCACCGCCGCCGAGGTGATCCTGCAACCGCTGCGCCACACCGCGGGCTCGCCCTCGTTCCACGTCTGGGAGTGCCCGATGGTCCATGAGGCCATCCCGGGCAGCGCCGCGAAAGGCCGCTGGATCCAGACCGGAGACCGACCCGGCAACAACCCGTTCTTCGGCAGCACCATGCCGGACTGCGGCGAGGAGATCCAACCCTGA
- a CDS encoding GNAT family N-acetyltransferase → MSHEPPLPLPPDGLAFGDVSLYFDRLVPADLVQGFAPYYHFRILTPDGWDAGHVNLRVGDTEHINLYAGHIGYAVHELYRGFGYARQGCLAAAPFIRTVYPSVIITTDPDNTASIRTIEKLGGVFLEEIPVPPHDPQYRGGSRRKKRFRWVP, encoded by the coding sequence ATGTCCCACGAACCGCCCCTTCCCCTGCCCCCGGACGGACTCGCGTTCGGGGATGTCAGCTTGTATTTCGACCGACTCGTCCCCGCGGACTTGGTCCAGGGTTTCGCGCCCTACTACCACTTCCGCATCCTCACGCCGGATGGCTGGGACGCGGGCCACGTGAACCTACGGGTCGGCGATACCGAGCACATCAACCTCTACGCCGGCCACATCGGCTACGCGGTTCATGAGCTCTACCGGGGCTTCGGCTACGCGCGCCAGGGCTGCCTCGCCGCCGCCCCCTTCATCCGGACCGTTTACCCCTCGGTGATCATCACCACCGATCCGGACAACACCGCCTCGATCCGCACCATCGAGAAACTCGGTGGCGTCTTCCTGGAGGAGATCCCCGTGCCCCCGCACGATCCCCAGTACCGTGGCGGTTCCCGGCGCAAGAAGCGCTTCCGTTGGGTGCCCTGA
- the purC gene encoding phosphoribosylaminoimidazolesuccinocarboxamide synthase: MNPLYEGKAKRLWATEDPNVLRMEFKNDATAFNGEKKAQFENKGRLNNAISTLIYGFLEKEGVPTHFVRQIDETNVEVKKVDILMVEVIIRNFSAGSFCKRTGIEEGRQFSQPIIEFCIKSDELGDPLVNDDYIRELALATADELAFLRQSALKVNQILIDFFAKCGLKLVDFKLEFGRLAADPATIVLADEISPDGCRLWDLKTGEKMDKDRFRRDLGNVMEAYAEVLERVKEATA; this comes from the coding sequence ATGAATCCGCTCTACGAAGGCAAGGCGAAGCGTCTCTGGGCCACCGAGGACCCGAATGTCCTCCGCATGGAATTCAAAAACGACGCCACCGCCTTCAACGGCGAGAAGAAGGCCCAGTTCGAAAACAAGGGCCGCCTCAACAACGCGATCAGCACCCTGATCTACGGATTCCTTGAAAAAGAAGGAGTTCCGACGCACTTCGTCCGCCAAATCGACGAAACCAATGTCGAGGTCAAGAAGGTCGACATCCTGATGGTCGAGGTGATCATCCGCAATTTCTCCGCTGGCAGCTTCTGCAAGCGCACCGGCATCGAGGAGGGCCGCCAGTTCTCCCAGCCGATCATCGAATTCTGCATCAAGAGCGACGAACTCGGCGACCCGCTGGTCAACGACGACTACATCCGCGAGCTGGCCCTCGCCACCGCCGACGAGCTCGCCTTCCTGCGCCAGTCCGCCCTCAAGGTGAACCAGATCCTCATCGATTTCTTCGCCAAGTGCGGCCTGAAGCTCGTGGACTTCAAGCTCGAGTTCGGCCGCCTCGCCGCCGATCCAGCCACCATCGTCCTCGCCGACGAGATCAGCCCGGACGGCTGCCGCCTCTGGGACCTCAAGACCGGCGAGAAAATGGACAAGGACCGTTTCCGCCGCGACCTCGGCAACGTGATGGAGGCCTACGCCGAAGTCCTCGAGCGCGTGAAGGAAGCCACCGCCTGA
- a CDS encoding polysaccharide deacetylase family protein → MLRRLFISLFSAAALLHAQDEPPAPVPQSTAPEAPPAIQDDATRISVLGYHELSETQPETAMRIRTSKFRKQMETIRQLGITVISLDDYLAWKRGQKTLPERCILITLDDGWKSVYTDAYPILKEYNYPFVLYLYKEYVDIGGKSMSTAMIEEMQKNGAAIGSHSVSHPFPAVVKSHAKKGPDDYDAFLRNQLGESKRFLEGKFNCKVTTYAYPGGYHTDEMFKLADEFGYDNLFTVIPGKVKRSTPGMTVPRYMIFGNNDKIFDLAVSFREGGAVAGAPGTAPGLVQTTPVPVSPEAGAMINSRLPLITVDLSTIADLDPASLVMKVAGFGDVPAQFDPKAKRLSWRVNRKLRQPSCMVTVNWKDTKGKAPDMPLRWSFQVDRDAAYLPEDSQQ, encoded by the coding sequence ATGCTCCGCCGCCTTTTCATTTCCCTGTTTTCCGCCGCCGCGCTGCTTCACGCGCAGGACGAGCCCCCCGCACCGGTGCCCCAGTCCACGGCTCCGGAGGCCCCGCCCGCGATCCAGGATGACGCCACCCGGATCTCGGTGCTGGGCTACCACGAGCTGTCCGAGACCCAGCCGGAGACGGCGATGCGGATCCGCACTTCGAAGTTCCGCAAGCAGATGGAAACCATCCGCCAGCTCGGGATCACGGTGATCTCGCTGGACGATTACCTGGCTTGGAAACGTGGCCAGAAGACGCTGCCGGAGCGCTGCATCCTGATCACCCTGGATGACGGCTGGAAATCGGTCTACACCGACGCCTATCCGATCCTGAAGGAGTACAACTACCCCTTCGTGCTCTATTTGTACAAGGAATACGTGGACATCGGCGGCAAGTCGATGAGCACCGCGATGATTGAGGAGATGCAGAAGAATGGCGCGGCCATCGGCAGCCACTCGGTCAGCCACCCGTTCCCGGCGGTGGTGAAGTCCCACGCCAAGAAGGGTCCGGACGATTACGACGCCTTCCTCCGCAACCAGCTGGGGGAATCGAAGCGGTTCCTCGAAGGGAAGTTCAACTGCAAGGTCACGACCTACGCCTATCCCGGCGGCTACCACACCGACGAGATGTTCAAGCTGGCCGACGAGTTCGGCTACGACAACCTCTTCACCGTGATCCCGGGGAAGGTGAAACGCTCGACGCCGGGCATGACGGTGCCGCGCTACATGATTTTCGGGAACAACGACAAGATCTTCGACCTGGCCGTGTCCTTCCGCGAGGGCGGGGCCGTGGCCGGTGCGCCGGGAACCGCTCCGGGACTGGTGCAGACCACACCGGTGCCGGTGTCCCCCGAGGCCGGCGCGATGATCAACAGCCGCCTGCCGCTGATTACGGTGGATCTTTCCACCATCGCCGACCTCGATCCGGCCTCGCTGGTGATGAAGGTGGCGGGCTTCGGCGATGTGCCGGCCCAGTTCGATCCCAAGGCGAAGCGCCTGTCCTGGCGCGTGAACCGCAAGCTGCGCCAGCCATCGTGCATGGTCACGGTGAACTGGAAGGACACCAAGGGCAAGGCACCCGACATGCCGCTGCGCTGGTCGTTCCAGGTCGACCGCGACGCCGCCTACCTGCCCGAGGATTCCCAACAGTAA
- the ffh gene encoding signal recognition particle protein → MFSSLSDNLDKTFRKLRGVGHISEKNIADALSEIRIALLEADVEFSVAKNFIASVKDKAMGVEVLKSIKPGEQIVKIFHDELEALLGGDQIPLDLNPPARILICGLNGAGKTTTSAKLAARLKKEGRRPLLVACDLYRPAAIDQLATLAKQVDVPVYTPDASEKDVVKVAKDALAWAEREHGTVILFDTAGRQEIDERLVEELKRLHAFLQPKETLLVADAATGQQAVSVAKHFDDAVGITGIILTKLDGDARGGAALSMRAVTGKPIKFAGEGEKLDQLFEFHPSRMADRILGMGDIVGMVEQVAGKLNEEDAMRSMQRMQEGKFDFTDFLDQMKMIQKLGPLEGLLGLMPGFNKIKKQLPSNAFDTRKLKRTEAIVLSMTPDERRRPEIIKGTRRARIAAGSGTTLPEVNTLLKQFGEMRKMMKSPNKMKGMMKQMGGMGGGGMGGLGDMLKGLGGKFPF, encoded by the coding sequence ATGTTCTCTTCCCTCTCCGACAATCTCGACAAGACCTTCCGCAAGCTCCGCGGCGTCGGCCACATCTCCGAGAAAAACATCGCCGACGCGCTCAGCGAGATCCGCATCGCCCTGCTCGAGGCCGATGTGGAATTCAGCGTGGCGAAGAACTTCATCGCAAGCGTGAAGGACAAGGCGATGGGCGTGGAAGTGCTCAAGTCGATCAAACCCGGCGAGCAGATCGTCAAGATCTTCCACGACGAACTGGAAGCGCTGCTCGGCGGCGACCAGATCCCGCTCGATCTCAACCCACCCGCCCGCATCCTGATCTGCGGCCTGAACGGTGCTGGCAAGACGACGACCTCCGCGAAGCTCGCGGCCCGTTTGAAAAAGGAAGGCCGCCGCCCGCTGCTGGTGGCGTGCGACCTTTACCGCCCGGCGGCGATCGACCAGCTTGCGACGCTGGCGAAGCAGGTCGACGTGCCGGTTTACACGCCGGACGCCTCCGAAAAGGACGTGGTGAAGGTGGCGAAGGACGCGCTGGCCTGGGCCGAGCGCGAGCATGGCACCGTGATCCTGTTCGACACCGCCGGCCGACAGGAAATCGACGAGCGCCTCGTCGAGGAGCTCAAGCGCCTGCACGCCTTCCTCCAGCCGAAGGAAACCCTGCTCGTGGCGGATGCCGCCACCGGCCAGCAGGCCGTGTCCGTGGCGAAGCATTTCGATGATGCGGTGGGCATCACCGGCATCATCTTGACGAAGCTCGATGGCGACGCCCGCGGTGGTGCCGCGCTTTCGATGCGCGCCGTGACCGGCAAGCCGATCAAGTTCGCCGGTGAGGGCGAGAAGCTCGACCAGCTCTTCGAATTCCACCCGAGCCGCATGGCGGACCGCATCCTCGGCATGGGCGACATCGTCGGCATGGTGGAGCAGGTCGCGGGCAAGCTCAACGAGGAGGACGCGATGCGCTCGATGCAGCGCATGCAGGAGGGCAAGTTCGACTTCACCGACTTCCTCGACCAGATGAAGATGATCCAGAAGCTCGGACCACTGGAAGGCCTGCTCGGCCTGATGCCCGGCTTCAACAAGATCAAGAAGCAGCTTCCCTCCAACGCCTTCGACACCCGCAAGCTGAAGCGCACCGAGGCGATCGTGCTGTCCATGACGCCGGACGAGCGCCGCCGCCCGGAGATCATCAAGGGCACCCGCCGTGCCCGCATCGCCGCCGGTTCCGGCACCACGCTGCCGGAGGTGAACACGCTGCTCAAGCAGTTCGGCGAAATGCGGAAGATGATGAAATCCCCGAACAAGATGAAGGGGATGATGAAGCAGATGGGTGGCATGGGCGGAGGCGGCATGGGCGGCCTCGGCGACATGCTGAAGGGCCTCGGCGGGAAGTTCCCGTTCTGA
- a CDS encoding RDD family protein, which produces MSDDASNPYAAPASVESPAVPVTDAGLEYVSASAGLRFANLIVDQITAIALIFVAGFVYAIVSDGVEENAIFFRLVGYGVFFGYYVLMESVFGRTVGKFVTGTKVVDWNDEKPSFGRICIRSLCRFIPFEAFSFLGQSASGWHDSISKTHVVKVTPVQRVQPVIAPVVPGKPPVYRQPLPPVKTPSPPSPPSWE; this is translated from the coding sequence ATGAGCGATGACGCTTCCAATCCCTACGCCGCCCCCGCCAGCGTCGAGAGTCCCGCCGTGCCGGTGACGGATGCGGGCTTGGAGTATGTCAGCGCCTCGGCGGGTCTTCGTTTTGCGAACCTGATCGTGGACCAGATCACGGCCATCGCCCTGATATTTGTCGCGGGGTTCGTGTATGCCATCGTGTCCGATGGTGTGGAAGAGAACGCGATCTTTTTCAGGCTCGTCGGCTATGGCGTGTTCTTTGGCTATTACGTTCTCATGGAGAGCGTGTTCGGGAGGACGGTGGGCAAGTTCGTCACCGGAACCAAGGTGGTGGATTGGAACGATGAGAAACCCTCGTTCGGACGGATTTGCATCCGTTCGCTGTGCCGCTTCATTCCGTTTGAAGCATTCTCATTCCTGGGGCAATCCGCCTCCGGATGGCACGACTCGATCTCGAAAACCCATGTCGTGAAAGTCACGCCGGTGCAGCGCGTGCAACCGGTCATCGCGCCGGTGGTGCCGGGCAAGCCGCCGGTCTATCGACAGCCGCTGCCGCCGGTGAAAACTCCGTCCCCGCCTTCGCCGCCGTCCTGGGAATGA
- a CDS encoding DJ-1 family glyoxalase III, whose product MSARVLCLLVDGFEEIEAVTPIDLLRRAGVEVTTAALGELTVTGRNGIQILADTRLADELPDAYDLLFLPGGPGVAKLREDGRPAAIARIFTESGKRVAAICAAPLVLKDAGILSGKRFTAHASALRELPDAIPGERVVIEGNLITSRGAGTALDFGLVLVAELCGQELSDEIGASIHA is encoded by the coding sequence ATGAGCGCGCGTGTCCTTTGCCTGCTGGTGGATGGTTTCGAGGAGATCGAGGCCGTCACGCCGATCGATCTGCTGCGTCGCGCGGGCGTGGAGGTCACGACAGCCGCCTTGGGTGAGCTGACCGTGACCGGCCGCAATGGGATTCAGATCCTCGCGGACACGCGGCTCGCCGATGAGCTGCCGGACGCCTACGACCTGCTGTTCCTCCCTGGTGGCCCCGGCGTGGCGAAGCTGCGTGAGGACGGCCGCCCCGCCGCCATCGCCCGCATCTTCACCGAGTCCGGCAAACGCGTGGCCGCCATTTGCGCGGCACCGCTGGTGTTGAAGGACGCGGGGATTCTCAGCGGCAAGCGGTTCACCGCCCATGCCAGCGCGCTCCGCGAACTGCCTGACGCAATCCCCGGCGAACGCGTGGTCATCGAGGGCAATCTCATCACCTCGCGCGGCGCGGGCACGGCGCTGGACTTCGGCCTGGTCTTGGTCGCGGAGCTCTGCGGCCAGGAACTGTCGGACGAGATCGGGGCTTCGATCCACGCCTGA
- a CDS encoding DUF3472 domain-containing protein yields the protein MKAISLGLFLALPLACATPEEPSDEGSAGKNKPEEAARKDVDLTKRQCRGVHLVYTVPTAKAAYIEVTPEKTCAGTYFCALGFKTGYLGIQDLGDRKRLAIFTVWEPGYTGETLLQGPKEPGTQVVLVEKGENVFDGFWGGEDATGQSRLPFRWETGKPVRFFLEAKPIGGFTDFTARIFDPVLLKWKLIATFRTRTTAPGFEGLYSFIEDFRRNYDSARVIHRASYTNGWVMDLTGKWVPILEAKFTGDTTPSGNIDAGPLAGGFFLQTGGDTENKTTRLRLRMNFQLKDEKPESPESIAGLLRP from the coding sequence ATGAAGGCGATTTCCTTGGGGCTGTTTCTGGCGCTGCCGCTGGCCTGCGCCACTCCGGAGGAACCCTCGGACGAGGGCTCCGCGGGGAAGAACAAACCCGAGGAGGCAGCCCGGAAGGACGTGGACCTGACGAAACGCCAATGCCGTGGCGTGCATCTGGTTTACACCGTTCCCACGGCGAAGGCCGCCTACATCGAGGTCACTCCGGAAAAGACCTGCGCGGGCACCTATTTCTGCGCCTTGGGATTCAAGACCGGCTACCTCGGCATCCAGGATCTGGGCGACCGCAAGCGGCTGGCCATTTTCACGGTATGGGAACCCGGCTACACGGGAGAAACGCTCCTTCAAGGCCCGAAGGAACCCGGCACTCAGGTGGTGCTCGTGGAAAAGGGTGAGAATGTCTTCGACGGCTTCTGGGGCGGCGAGGACGCCACCGGCCAATCCCGCCTGCCCTTCCGGTGGGAAACCGGCAAACCGGTGCGCTTCTTCCTCGAAGCCAAGCCCATCGGCGGCTTCACCGACTTCACCGCCCGGATCTTCGATCCCGTCCTGTTGAAGTGGAAACTGATCGCCACCTTCCGCACCCGGACCACCGCGCCGGGTTTCGAGGGGCTCTACTCGTTCATCGAGGACTTCCGCCGCAACTACGACTCCGCCCGGGTGATCCACCGCGCGTCCTACACGAACGGCTGGGTCATGGATCTGACCGGCAAGTGGGTGCCGATCCTGGAGGCGAAATTCACCGGCGACACCACCCCTTCCGGCAACATCGACGCCGGCCCGCTGGCGGGCGGCTTCTTCCTGCAAACCGGTGGCGACACCGAGAACAAGACCACCCGGCTGCGGCTGAGGATGAATTTCCAGTTGAAGGACGAAAAGCCGGAGAGCCCGGAAAGCATCGCCGGGCTGCTGCGGCCGTAG
- the rsmH gene encoding 16S rRNA (cytosine(1402)-N(4))-methyltransferase RsmH, translating into MSDLPPSGETPRPPRRKRYSGKNPRRFEDKYKEHHPEKYPDTVAKVLASGKTPAGSHVPIMVAESLEALQLAPGMAGIDATLGHGGHSLAILGQITPGGKLLGFDVDPIEQPKTEARIRAAGYDAEAFEAVRSNYAGIAKVLATRGVEQVDFIYADLGCSSMQFDDPTRGFSFKTDGPLDMRMNPERGLSAAEWLERVKPDKLAFALADHSDEPRAERLAEALAGKRFSGTRAFAEAIRARLPGLNEEVVDLTIRRVFQAVRIAVNEEFTALDAFLRALPGCLKPGGRTAILTFHSGEDRRVKKAFQAGLRDGLYTGICEEIVTAGPQERRDNPRSIPAKLRWAQK; encoded by the coding sequence GTGAGCGACCTGCCGCCTTCCGGCGAAACACCCCGCCCGCCCCGCCGCAAGCGCTACTCGGGCAAGAACCCGCGCCGTTTCGAGGACAAGTACAAGGAGCACCATCCGGAGAAGTATCCGGACACCGTCGCCAAGGTGCTCGCTTCTGGAAAGACCCCGGCGGGTTCGCACGTGCCAATCATGGTCGCGGAATCACTGGAGGCGCTCCAACTCGCGCCGGGCATGGCCGGCATCGATGCCACGCTCGGCCACGGCGGGCACTCGCTCGCCATCCTCGGACAGATCACGCCGGGCGGGAAGCTTCTCGGCTTCGACGTCGATCCCATCGAGCAGCCGAAAACCGAGGCCCGGATCCGGGCGGCGGGTTACGATGCGGAGGCCTTCGAAGCCGTCCGCTCGAACTATGCCGGCATCGCCAAGGTGCTGGCCACCCGCGGCGTCGAACAGGTCGATTTCATCTACGCCGACCTCGGCTGCTCCTCGATGCAGTTCGACGATCCGACCCGCGGTTTCTCCTTCAAGACCGATGGCCCGCTGGACATGCGAATGAACCCGGAGCGCGGGCTTTCCGCCGCCGAATGGCTCGAGCGGGTGAAACCAGACAAACTGGCCTTCGCCCTGGCCGATCATTCCGACGAACCCCGCGCCGAACGCCTGGCCGAGGCGCTCGCGGGCAAGCGTTTCAGCGGCACCAGGGCCTTCGCCGAGGCGATCCGCGCCCGCCTTCCGGGGCTCAACGAGGAAGTGGTGGATCTCACCATCCGCCGCGTGTTCCAAGCCGTCCGCATTGCCGTGAACGAGGAGTTCACCGCCCTCGATGCCTTCCTCCGCGCCCTGCCCGGCTGCTTGAAACCGGGTGGCCGCACCGCGATCCTCACGTTCCATTCAGGCGAGGACCGGAGGGTCAAAAAGGCGTTTCAAGCGGGCCTTCGGGACGGCCTTTACACCGGGATCTGCGAAGAGATCGTCACCGCCGGGCCCCAGGAGCGACGGGACAATCCACGGAGCATTCCGGCCAAGTTGCGCTGGGCCCAAAAGTAG
- a CDS encoding nucleotide pyrophosphohydrolase, whose product MSDSISGLTARIQSFVDAREWRRYHNPKDLTVAITAEAGELLQHFVWQQDEQIEARVEARREEIASEIADVAILLFELADNLGLSLGEVMERKIAYNESRYPVEKARGNNLKYSEL is encoded by the coding sequence ATGTCTGACTCCATCTCCGGCCTCACCGCCCGCATCCAGTCCTTCGTGGACGCGCGGGAATGGCGCCGCTACCACAACCCCAAGGACCTCACGGTGGCGATCACCGCGGAGGCCGGGGAACTGCTCCAGCACTTCGTGTGGCAGCAGGACGAGCAGATCGAGGCCCGCGTGGAGGCGCGGCGCGAGGAGATCGCCTCGGAGATCGCGGACGTGGCGATCCTGCTGTTTGAGCTGGCCGACAACCTCGGTCTGTCGCTGGGCGAGGTCATGGAGCGGAAGATCGCCTACAACGAGTCGCGCTATCCGGTGGAAAAGGCGCGCGGCAACAACCTGAAGTATTCCGAACTGTGA
- a CDS encoding ATP-binding protein, whose product MPETTRAHLVCGPPAAGKTTYARQLADRLGACLLDSDEVAERLVRAGMALAGLDPNDRDSPAYKQAYRDAVYETLFDLASSNLPRVPVVIAGPFTSEGSNPRWPEQLRERLGAETTVHFVWCPPALRRERIVARGETRDLPKLAAWDAYVATCRDERPVFPHVFVENE is encoded by the coding sequence ATGCCGGAAACCACCCGCGCCCACCTCGTCTGCGGACCACCCGCGGCTGGAAAAACCACCTACGCGCGCCAGCTCGCGGACCGACTCGGAGCCTGCCTGCTCGATAGCGACGAGGTCGCGGAGCGCCTGGTCCGCGCGGGCATGGCCTTGGCCGGGCTCGATCCGAACGACCGCGATTCCCCGGCCTACAAGCAGGCCTACCGCGACGCCGTGTATGAGACGCTCTTCGACCTCGCGAGCTCGAACCTGCCACGGGTGCCGGTGGTGATCGCAGGCCCCTTCACCTCCGAGGGGAGCAATCCCCGTTGGCCGGAACAGTTGAGGGAACGCCTCGGTGCGGAAACCACCGTCCATTTCGTGTGGTGCCCGCCCGCGCTGCGCCGGGAGCGGATCGTCGCCCGCGGTGAAACCCGCGACCTACCGAAACTCGCGGCTTGGGACGCCTACGTCGCTACCTGCCGGGACGAGCGGCCAGTGTTCCCGCATGTGTTTGTGGAGAATGAGTGA
- a CDS encoding metal ABC transporter ATP-binding protein encodes MSESHHDHHDCCAHHAHHHELVIADLTVHYRRVLALDQVSFATSCGNRVALIGPNGAGKSTLLKAIAGLVPRTSGTIRWRGTEVRKWSREFAYLPQREEVDWSFPITVRGLVEMGRYAQTGWWRKFSAADNAAVDEALESLALADLQHRQIRELSGGQQQRAFLARAIAQEAHVLLLDEPFTGLDRNASRLLADLLGKLSHEGRLVIASHHDIDTAGKLFDEVLVLNTRELAFGPAVETLTVDLITRTFAAQKAAV; translated from the coding sequence ATGAGCGAATCCCACCACGACCATCACGATTGCTGCGCCCACCACGCGCATCACCACGAGCTGGTGATCGCGGATCTCACCGTGCACTACCGTCGCGTGCTGGCCCTGGACCAGGTGTCGTTCGCGACCTCCTGCGGCAACCGCGTGGCCCTGATCGGGCCGAACGGCGCGGGCAAGAGCACGCTGCTCAAGGCGATTGCCGGGCTGGTGCCCCGCACCTCCGGCACCATCCGCTGGCGCGGCACCGAGGTCCGGAAGTGGTCGCGCGAGTTCGCCTATCTGCCGCAACGCGAGGAGGTGGACTGGTCGTTTCCCATCACCGTGCGAGGGCTGGTGGAAATGGGCCGCTACGCCCAGACCGGCTGGTGGCGGAAATTCAGCGCGGCGGACAACGCGGCAGTGGACGAGGCGCTCGAGTCCCTCGCGCTGGCCGATCTCCAGCACCGCCAGATCCGCGAGCTTTCCGGTGGCCAGCAGCAGCGGGCCTTCCTCGCCCGCGCCATCGCCCAGGAGGCGCATGTGCTGCTGCTCGATGAACCGTTCACCGGTCTCGACCGCAATGCCTCGCGGCTGCTCGCGGACCTGCTGGGCAAGTTGTCCCATGAGGGTCGTCTGGTGATCGCGTCCCACCATGACATCGACACCGCGGGCAAGCTCTTCGACGAGGTGCTGGTCCTGAACACCCGCGAACTCGCCTTCGGTCCGGCCGTGGAAACGCTGACCGTGGATCTCATCACCCGCACCTTCGCGGCCCAGAAGGCCGCCGTCTGA